The window CCCGGAAGAGGGAATGAGTCGAGCCATCCCAACTACCGCCCCATCATCTCTGACCAGACCAAGGGTTGTCCCCCACAAGTCGTATAAATCTATCTCCTCTCTATCATCCGTCTCAGGAACCCACTTCAGCGACTCAGCAAATACTTTATGTCGCAGCCGATACGATTGGGCAAGCTGCTCCCCATATAACGTCTTTACCGTAAAGCCGTTTTCGCTGAACTCAATATCTTTTACTCCACGCATCAACAGTCTCCTTTCCGGAAAACATCAAGACCGAAGCATCTCCTTGGACAACTGGTTTTCCATAATCCACCTATCCCGTCACCTGGCGGATCCGCCAGGTGACGGGATGCGGAACAGTCGCGTACTAGTAGTGCAGTCTCGAACCAAGGGTGCTCTACAACGCGAGACTCCGTAGAAGTTCCGGCTCACATATGGAGAAAGGACGTTCCACTTGATGAAATCTCGGCGGGAGTTCCAGCTCATCCACGGGTATCGGCAATCTCCCGGCAAACCGGTGCAACCGCGCGCGGCTCTCGCGCGAGGGATTCCCTACAGCACCCGTGAATCCATTCCCCGCCTGCTGCGCGAACAGGTTGAAGACAGCCTCACCGCAGCCCTCACGGCATCCGAGCGACGCTTGAGCGCACTGCTTCACGATCGCAGTCGTATCGGACAGGAATTGCACGATTCTGTGCTGCAAGCGCTCTATGCCATCGAGTTAGGTCTTGTGCATTCCCGCGATCAGGCCGCCGATCAGCTCCAGCGTCTCATCCACGACATCCGACGGATGATCCTGGCTATGGAATCCGACCAAATTGAGCCGTTCAACCTGGTCTCAGAGCTGCAATTTCTCACCCAGACCCTTGAGCAGATG is drawn from Nitrospirota bacterium and contains these coding sequences:
- a CDS encoding acyl-homoserine-lactone synthase; this translates as MRGVKDIEFSENGFTVKTLYGEQLAQSYRLRHKVFAESLKWVPETDDREEIDLYDLWGTTLGLVRDDGAVVGMARLIPSSG
- a CDS encoding ATP-binding protein codes for the protein MKSRREFQLIHGYRQSPGKPVQPRAALARGIPYSTRESIPRLLREQVEDSLTAALTASERRLSALLHDRSRIGQELHDSVLQALYAIELGLVHSRDQAADQLQRLIHDIRRMILAMESDQIEPFNLVSELQFLTQTLEQMGQVRIHMEIDPSAEEILTNEEGHELVTIAREALNNCVHHAQATQIEIALRHIGSRVSLSIRDNGSGFDITEERTAGVGFAHMRERVRRIGGHLSIESTVGQGTCITAEGPPLGIDLAELNNNETKSSGNHSRLIEP